A stretch of Tripterygium wilfordii isolate XIE 37 chromosome 11, ASM1340144v1, whole genome shotgun sequence DNA encodes these proteins:
- the LOC120009845 gene encoding putative receptor-like protein kinase At3g47110 — protein MKRFTDMVYLSMLVLLMFSGVESNIDTDKEALLSIKSQLSAESSDPLLSWDKNTFPCNWTGVLCDNSSTRVEGLDLSGLRLTGSISPYVGNLSFLYSLQVQGNSLAGSFPDQIGNLFRLRVLNMSYNSFVGALPHNISNLAELTVLDLTANKLSGRLPTDLSQLTKLQVINLGQNSLSGPIPPSIANVSSLIRLNLGTNLLSGEIPSDLSQLRNLQVLNLVINNLTGTIPPSLYNMTSLVSLALASNQLWGEIPYNVGDTLPNLLVFNFCINKFTGTIPGSLHNLTNIQVIRMAENFLEGTVPPGLGNLPYLTMYNIGFNRIVSSGDNGLEFLTSLKNSTRLDFLAIDGNLLEGVIPESVGNLSKSLSKFYMGGNRIYGRIPASIGQLTGLSLFNVSYNSINGSIPPEIGQLTELQELGLAGNQLSGNIPDSLGSLRKVNQIDLSGNQLVGQIPTSFGNFGNLISMDLSNNRLNGSVPTEVLSLSSLSTILNLSRNLLSGPLNEQVGALDNIVTIDLSNNHLSGDIPSSIKDCRSLERLFLAKNEFSGPIPNTLGEVKGLEVLDLSYNKLSGSIPTDLQDLHVLQSVNLSFNNLEGVIPSGGVFRNLSEVKLEGNPRLCSSSGCDGSPRPRKLVVIVCITVSIIAFALCVIVVSFVFVRKHKRNISGTPDLLKADHQTISYHELRRATDNFNPANLVGKGSFGSVYKGYLGEGIAVAIKILDIKTTGSWKSFVAECEALRNVRHRNLVKLITSCSSLDSKNNDFLALVYDFLGNGSLEDWLRGKRTKPNGDGLSMTERLNVAIDVASVLNYLHDDIEVPVVHCDLKPSNILLDEDMTAKVGDFGLAKLLVNRTNIQHSISSTYALKGSIGYIPPEYGIGQKPSKAGDVYSFGVMLLELFTGKSPVDDCFMGDLNLIESVRSVFPHKILQALDPELLQYMDDPSDDNKHINLEIQHECMNKLFGVGLSCTADSPDSRISMRDAVRELKSVKRILLCD, from the exons atgaAGAGATTTACAGACATGGTTTATCTTTCCATGCTTGTACTTCTCATGTTTTCTGGTGTGGAGTCCAACATTGATACAGACAAGGAGGCCTTGCTTTCAATCAAGTCTCAATTAAGTGCAGAGTCTTCAGATCCTCTACTTTCTTGGGACAAGAACACATTCCCCTGTAACTGGACTGGAGTTCTCTGTGACAACTCCAGCACCAGAGTCGAAGGTCTTGATCTTTCTGGGTTGAGACTCACAGGTTCCATTAGCCCCTATGTCGGTAATCTCTCCTTCCTTTATTCGCTTCAAGTACAAGGTAATAGCCTTGCAGGATCATTTCCAGACCAAATTGGTAATCTTTTTCGCTTACGAGTCCTGAACATGAGCTACAATAGCTTTGTTGGTGCACTGCCACATAACATAAGCAACTTAGCTGAGCTCACAGTTCTGGACTTAACAGCGAATAAGCTTTCCGGTCGACTTCCTACTGACCTTAGCCAGCTCACAAAGCTTCAGGTCATAAATCTTGGACAAAATTCGCTTTCAGGTCCAATTCCACCCTCCATTGCCAATGTTTCCTCACTCATACGATTAAATTTAGGCACTAATCTCCTCTCTGGTGAGATACCAAGTGACTTGAGCCAACTTCGAAACTTGCAAGTGCTTAATCTTGTCATCAACAATCTCACAGGCACTATTCCTCCTTCCCTTTACAACATGACTTCCCTAGTTAGTTTGGCTCTAGCATCAAACCAACTATGGGGGGAAATTCCATATAACGTTGGGGATACACTGCCAAATCTTTTGGTATTCAATTTCTGCATCAATAAATTCACTGGAACCATCCCCGGGTCTCTGCATAATCTGACCAACATACAAGTCATCCGTATGGCAGAAAACTTTCTGGAGGGAACTGTGCCACCGGGTTTGGGGAATCTCCCATATCTGACAATGTATAATATTGGATTCAACAGGATTGTTAGCTCAGGCGACAACGGTCTCGAATTCCTCACTTCTCTGAAAAACAGTACTCGTCTCGACTTCCTGGCCATTGACGGCAATCTCTTGGAAGGTGTTATTCCAGAATCTGTCGGAAATCTTTCCAAATCTCTTTCAAAATTTTACATGGGAGGTAATAGAATTTATGGTCGCATTCCTGCCTCCATTGGTCAACTTACTGGCCTATCTTTGTTCAATGTGAGCTACAACTCCATCAATGGCTCGATACCTCCCGAAATTGGCCAACTGACAGAGCTCCAGGAGTTGGGGTTGGCTGGAAATCAACTTTCCGGAAATATTCCAGATTCTCTTGGTAGCCTTAGAAAAGTGAACCAGATTGATTTATCAGGAAATCAACTGGTTGGTCAAATACCCACCAGTTTTGGGAACTTCGGGAATTTGATTTCTATGGACTTGTCCAATAATAGGCTCAATGGAAGCGTACCTACAGAAGTTTTAAGTCTCTCCAGCTTGAGCACAATCTTGAATCTGTCTAGGAACTTATTATCCGGACCTTTGAACGAACAAGTTGGTGCCCTGGACAACATTGTAACCATCGACCTCTCTAACAACCATTTGTCTGGTGATATTCCTAGCTCAATCAAAGATTGTAGGAGTTTGGAGAGATTGTTCTTGGCAAAGAATGAATTCTCTGGTCCTATTCCAAACACTTTAGGAGAAGTGAAAGGTCTGGAAGTTCTAGACCTCTCCTATAACAAACTTTCTGGCTCTATTCCTACTGACCTCCAAGATCTTCACGTTCTTCAGTCAGTGAACCTCTCTTTCAATAACCTTGAAGGTGTAATTCCTAGTGGTGGAGTTTTCAGAAATCTCTCTGAAGTCAAATTGGAAGGTAATCCAAGACTCTGCTCAAGTTCTGGATGTGACGGTAGTCCACGTCCTAGAAAATTGGTGGTTATTGTTTGTATTACCGTCTCAATCATAGCATTTGCACTTTGCGTCATTGTTGTGTCCTTTGTGTTTGTAAGAAAGCACAAGAGAAACATCAGTGGAACCCCTGATCTGCTAAAGGCAGACCATCAAACAATCTCATACCATGAGCTTCGTCGAGCAACTGACAATTTCAACCCGGCAAATTTGGTCGGAAAAGGCAGCTTTGGGTCGGTATACAAAGGGTATCTTGGAGAAGGTATTGCTGTAGCAATCAAGATCCTTGACATCAAAACTACTGGCTCTTGGAAGAGCTTTGTTGCAGAGTGCGAGGCTTTGCGAAATGTGAGGCACAGAAATCTTGTTAAATTGATCACATCATGCTCAAGCTTGGATTCTAAAAACAATGACTTTCTTGCTCTAGTGTATGACTTCCTTGGTAATGGGAGTTTGGAGGACTGGCTGAGAGGCAAAAGAACGAAACCAAATGGAGATGGGTTAAGCATGACAGAGCGATTGAATGTGGCCATTGATGTTGCTTCAGTGCTGAATTACCTACATGATGACATTGAAGTCCCTGTGGTGCATTGTGATTTAAAGCCAAGCAACATTCTTTTGGACGAGGACATGACTGCTAAGGTAGGAGATTTTGGTCTAGCCAAGCTACTGGTGAACAGAACCAACATTCAGCATTCGATAAGCTCCACATATGCCTTAAAGGGGTCCATCGGTTACATACCTCCAG AATATGGTATTGGGCAGAAACCATCAAAGGCAGGAGATGTGTACAGCTTCGGAGTGATGCTGCTGGAGCTATTTACGGGGAAAAGTCCAGTCGATGATTGCTTCATGGGTGATCTGAATCTTATTGAGTCGGTGCGGTCAGTGTTTCCTCATAAAATACTACAAGCACTTGACCCTGAGCTTTTGCAATACATGGACGATCCAAGCGATGATAACAAGCACATTAATCTAGAAATTCAGCATGAATGCATGAACAAGCTTTTTGGGGTTGGCTTGTCTTGCACTGCAGATTCTCCTGATTCTCGTATCAGCATGAGAGATGCTGTTCGCGAGTTGAAATCAGTGAAACGCATCCTTCTCTGTGACTAA
- the LOC120009322 gene encoding aspartic proteinase 39 isoform X1, producing the protein MRLYDDLLTNGYYTTRLWIGNPPQEFALIVDTGSTVTYVPCSGCEQCGKHQDPMFQPELSTTYQAVKCNPSCNCDNEGKQCTYERRYAEMSSSSGVLAEDVISFGNESELTPQRAAFGCENMETGDLYSQRADGIMGLGRGQLSVVDQLVDKGVISDSFSLCYGGMDVGGGAMVLGGISPPHDMAFTRSDPFRSPYYNIELKELHVAGKPLKLSPRIFDGKHGTVLDSGTTYAYFPEDAFIAFKSAIMKEIHSLKQIRGPDPNYHDICFSGAGRDVSQLSKVFPEVNMVFNNGQKLTLSPENYLFRHTKVSGGYCLGIFQNGKDPTTLLGGIVVRNTLVTYDRENNKIGFWKTNCSELWRRLQIPGGPAPAPSVSPSSNGSIRMPPSPLPSGSPPDILPDDFRIGMITFDMSITVNNISPKPNFTELAEFIAHEMEIDELQVHLLNFSLKENAYLVRWAIFPPESARYISNSMAMSIVLQLKEHRLQFPERFGSYQLLEWNVEPRREQTWWKQHFLAVAVGVLVTLVVGMSIMGVWLVWRHRQRTVGTYEPVGAATIPEHELQPL; encoded by the exons ATGCGCCTCTACGACGATCTCCTCACCAACGG TTACTACACGACACGGCTGTGGATTGGTAATCCGCCTCAGGAATTTGCGCTTATAGTGGACACTGGGAGTACTGTGACTTACGTTCCGTGCTCAGGATGTGAACAGTGCGGGAAGCATCAG GATCCAATGTTCCAACCAGAGCTGTCTACCACCTACCAAGCTGTGAAGTGCAATCCTAGTTGTAACTGTGACAATGAGGGAAAACAATGCACATATGAGAGACGATATGCTGAGATGAGCTCTAGCAGTGGTGTTCTTGCTGAGGATGTAATTTCTTTTGGCAATGAAAGTGAACTCACGCCTCAACGTGCAGCTTTTGGGTGTGAAAATATGGAAACTGGGGATCTTTACAGCCAACGTGCTGATGGTATAATGGGTTTGGGTCGTGGTCAGCTCAGTGTTGTGGATCAGCTAGTTGACAAGGGTGTTATTAGCGACTCATTCTCACTATGTTATGGTGGGATGGATGTGGGCGGGGGAGCAATGGTTCTTGGCGGGATATCTCCTCCCCATGATATGGCCTTTACCCGTTCAGACCCCTTCCGCAG CCCATACTACAATATTGAGCTTAAAGAACTACATGTTGCTGGGAAGCCATTGAAATTAAGCCCAAGGATCTTTGACGGTAAGCACGGAACAGTCTTAGACAGCGGGACTACATATGCCTACTTCCCTGAAGATGCTTTTATTGCATTCAAGAGTGCT ATCATGAAGGAGATCCATTCCCTCAAGCAAATACGTGGTCCCGACCCGAATTACCATGACATATGTTTTTCTGGTGCTGGAAG GGATGTCTCTCAACTGTCAAAAGTTTTTCCGGAGGTTAACATGGTGTTTAACAACGGACAGAAGTTAACATTGTCCCCGGAGAACTACCTATTTCGG CACACAAAGGTTAGTGGTGGATATTGCTTGGGAATTTTCCAGAATGGGAAGGATCCAACTACTCTCTTAGGAG GAATTGTTGTCCGTAATACCCTTGTTACCTATGATCGGGAGAATAATAAAATTGGATTTTGGAAAACTAATTGTTCAGAACTATGGAGGAGATTGCAAATTCCTGGTGGTCCTGCCCCAGCACCTTCAGTTTCTCCCAGCAGTAATGGAAGTATAAGAATGCCTCCTAGCCCACTGCCTAGTGGATCGCCGCCAGACATCCTTCCTG ATGATTTTCGGATTGGAATGATAACCTTTGATATGTCAATCACTGTGAATAACATTTCACCGAAGCCCAACTTCACTGAACTTGCAGAGTTCATTGCCCATGAAATGGAAATTGATGAGTTACAG GTTCATCTGTTaaatttttctctcaaagaaAATGCTTATCTTGTTAGATGGGCCATCTTTCCACCTGAATCGGCTAGATACATCTCAAATAGTATGGCAATG AGCATAGTTCTGCAATTAAAGGAACATCGTCTGCAGTTTCCCGAAAGATTTGGGAGTTATCAGTTGCTTGAATGGAATGTAGAACCTCGAAGGGAGCA GACATGGTGGAAGCAGCACTTCTTGGCAGTGGCTGTTGGAGTTCTGGTAACTCTGGTTGTTGGTATGTCAATTATGGGGGTGTGGTTAGTTTGGAGGCACAGGCAACGCACAGTTGGTACATATGAGCCTGTTGGTGCTGCTACTATCCCTGAGCACGAGCTTCAgccactttga
- the LOC120009322 gene encoding aspartic proteinase 39 isoform X2 has product MRLYDDLLTNGYYTTRLWIGNPPQEFALIVDTGSTVTYVPCSGCEQCGKHQDPMFQPELSTTYQAVKCNPSCNCDNEGKQCTYERRYAEMSSSSGVLAEDVISFGNESELTPQRAAFGCENMETGDLYSQRADGIMGLGRGQLSVVDQLVDKGVISDSFSLCYGGMDVGGGAMVLGGISPPHDMAFTRSDPFRSPYYNIELKELHVAGKPLKLSPRIFDGKHGTVLDSGTTYAYFPEDAFIAFKSAHTKVSGGYCLGIFQNGKDPTTLLGGIVVRNTLVTYDRENNKIGFWKTNCSELWRRLQIPGGPAPAPSVSPSSNGSIRMPPSPLPSGSPPDILPDDFRIGMITFDMSITVNNISPKPNFTELAEFIAHEMEIDELQVHLLNFSLKENAYLVRWAIFPPESARYISNSMAMSIVLQLKEHRLQFPERFGSYQLLEWNVEPRREQTWWKQHFLAVAVGVLVTLVVGMSIMGVWLVWRHRQRTVGTYEPVGAATIPEHELQPL; this is encoded by the exons ATGCGCCTCTACGACGATCTCCTCACCAACGG TTACTACACGACACGGCTGTGGATTGGTAATCCGCCTCAGGAATTTGCGCTTATAGTGGACACTGGGAGTACTGTGACTTACGTTCCGTGCTCAGGATGTGAACAGTGCGGGAAGCATCAG GATCCAATGTTCCAACCAGAGCTGTCTACCACCTACCAAGCTGTGAAGTGCAATCCTAGTTGTAACTGTGACAATGAGGGAAAACAATGCACATATGAGAGACGATATGCTGAGATGAGCTCTAGCAGTGGTGTTCTTGCTGAGGATGTAATTTCTTTTGGCAATGAAAGTGAACTCACGCCTCAACGTGCAGCTTTTGGGTGTGAAAATATGGAAACTGGGGATCTTTACAGCCAACGTGCTGATGGTATAATGGGTTTGGGTCGTGGTCAGCTCAGTGTTGTGGATCAGCTAGTTGACAAGGGTGTTATTAGCGACTCATTCTCACTATGTTATGGTGGGATGGATGTGGGCGGGGGAGCAATGGTTCTTGGCGGGATATCTCCTCCCCATGATATGGCCTTTACCCGTTCAGACCCCTTCCGCAG CCCATACTACAATATTGAGCTTAAAGAACTACATGTTGCTGGGAAGCCATTGAAATTAAGCCCAAGGATCTTTGACGGTAAGCACGGAACAGTCTTAGACAGCGGGACTACATATGCCTACTTCCCTGAAGATGCTTTTATTGCATTCAAGAGTGCT CACACAAAGGTTAGTGGTGGATATTGCTTGGGAATTTTCCAGAATGGGAAGGATCCAACTACTCTCTTAGGAG GAATTGTTGTCCGTAATACCCTTGTTACCTATGATCGGGAGAATAATAAAATTGGATTTTGGAAAACTAATTGTTCAGAACTATGGAGGAGATTGCAAATTCCTGGTGGTCCTGCCCCAGCACCTTCAGTTTCTCCCAGCAGTAATGGAAGTATAAGAATGCCTCCTAGCCCACTGCCTAGTGGATCGCCGCCAGACATCCTTCCTG ATGATTTTCGGATTGGAATGATAACCTTTGATATGTCAATCACTGTGAATAACATTTCACCGAAGCCCAACTTCACTGAACTTGCAGAGTTCATTGCCCATGAAATGGAAATTGATGAGTTACAG GTTCATCTGTTaaatttttctctcaaagaaAATGCTTATCTTGTTAGATGGGCCATCTTTCCACCTGAATCGGCTAGATACATCTCAAATAGTATGGCAATG AGCATAGTTCTGCAATTAAAGGAACATCGTCTGCAGTTTCCCGAAAGATTTGGGAGTTATCAGTTGCTTGAATGGAATGTAGAACCTCGAAGGGAGCA GACATGGTGGAAGCAGCACTTCTTGGCAGTGGCTGTTGGAGTTCTGGTAACTCTGGTTGTTGGTATGTCAATTATGGGGGTGTGGTTAGTTTGGAGGCACAGGCAACGCACAGTTGGTACATATGAGCCTGTTGGTGCTGCTACTATCCCTGAGCACGAGCTTCAgccactttga
- the LOC120008806 gene encoding cyclin-A3-2-like has protein sequence MADQENVRITRTAKRRAAGNTEDMPVPKKRVVLGELPNVSNVVVSVNPSLGNEPQKRKSRAKTKAKKALVSTTAKSTTEDVAEKVDIDGESHDPQMCAPYATDIYDYLHKMEVHNAQVLPRVQHTPTLRVLAHTDADMKLIFFELTLNVVMKMVWKKRYVGENEGDVEEAGRFKEIVTGSL, from the exons ATGGCTGACCAGGAGAATGTGCGCATCACTCGGACGGCCAAGAGGAGAGCGGCGGGGAACACGGAGGATATGCCGGTGCCCAAGAAAAGGGTGGTGTTGGGGGAGTTGCCTAACGTGTCGAACGTTGTCGTTTCGGTGAATCCCAGTTTGGGGAATGAGCCACAGAAAAGGAAATCTAGGGCAAAAACCAAGGCAAAGAAGGCTTTGGTGAGTACGACGGCGAAGTCAACGACGGAGGATGTTGCTGAGAAGGTTGATATCGATGGCGAGTCCCATGATCCTCAGATGTGCGCGCCTTATGCGACGGACATATATGACTATCTACATAAGATGGAG GTGCATAATGCACAAGTCCTCCCCCGAGTCCAGCATACCCCAACTTTGAG AGTTTTGGCCCATACAGATGCAGACATGAAATTGATATTTTTTGAGCTGACCCTGAATGTTGTGATGAAAATGGTTTGGAAGAAGAGGTATGTGGGAGAGAATGAAGGAGATGTAGAGGAGGCCGGGAGGTTTAAAGAAATTGTGACAGGATCCCTTTGA
- the LOC120009651 gene encoding uncharacterized protein LOC120009651 encodes MERKQGFFSALKEEVVRGLSPGRSRSRSRAQSPARSGSPMSGLLRRRKGQGHRHVQQPEQLIARSGSLRPAEALSPLKEGPDGNDRGDSRMEGRWGHWMKEKLSRTPSVAGSAFKRSDLRLLLGVLGAPLAPVHVFTGDPLPHLSIKDTPIEASSAQYILQQYTAASGGQKLQNSIHNTYAIGKVRMIASEFETANKVTRSRNSSKAAESGGFVLWQMNPDKWYVELALGGSKVHAGCNGQLVWRHTPWLGAHTAKGPVRPLRRALQGLDPRTTASMFANARCIGEKKINGDDCFILKLCADPATLRARSEGPAEIIRHVLFGYFSQKTGLLVHLEDSHLTRIQNNGGDAVYWETTINSFLDDYRPVDGIMVAHSGRSVATLFRFGDTAMSHTRTRMEEAWVIEEVAFNVPGLSVDCFIPPAELRFTSMSETCELSQVRGVRPAIPASTYRAKVVEFEKRHENGANNAAWRGQMS; translated from the exons ATGGAGAGAAAACAGGGGTTCTTTTCGGCACTTAAAGAGGAAGTGGTTAGAGGGCTGTCGCCGGGGAGGTCCAGGTCGAGATCAAGGGCGCAGAGTCCGGCGAGAAGTGGGTCACCAATGTCGGGTCTTCTAAGGCGGAGGAAGGGTCAGGGTCACCGCCACGTGCAGCAGCCGGAGCAGTTAATTGCGAGATCCGGAAGTCTGAGGCCTGCAGAAGCTTTATCGCCGCTAAAGGAGGGTCCGGACGGGAATGATCGCGGAGATTCAAGGATGGAGGGGAGGTGGGGCCACTGGATGAAGGAAAAGCTTTCGAGGACACCATCAGTTGCTGGCTCAGCCTTCAAGCGGTCCGATCTGAGGCTGCTGCTTGGTGTCCTTGGTGCACCGCTCGCCCCTGTTCACGTTTTCACCGGCGACCCTCTGCCTCATCTCAGCATCAAAGATACTCCAATT GAAGCTTCATCTGCTCAGTATATATTGCAGCAGTACACGGCAGCATCAGGAGGGCAGAAGCTTCAAAACTCTATTCACAATACGTATGCAATAGGAAAAGTGAGGATGATAGCTTCTGAGTTTGAGACTGCCAACAAGGTGACTAGGAGTCGGAATTCCTCCAAAGCTGCAGAGTCAGGTGGCTTTGTTCTATGGCAGATGAATCCAGACAAGTGGTATGTGGAGCTTGCACTTGGTGGCAGTAAAGTTCATGCTGGCTGCAATGGGCAGCTTGTGTGGAGGCACACACCTTGGCTTGGTGCGCATACTGCAAAAGGCCCTGTTAGACCACTACGACGTGCACTTCAG GGTCTTGACCCAAGAACCACTGCAAGCATGTTCGCAAATGCAAGATGCATTGGGGAGAAGAAGATCAATGGAGACGATTGCTTTATCCTCAAGCTTTGTGCTGATCCGGCTACACTGAGGGCTAGGAGTGAAGGGCCAGCTGAGATTATTAGGCATGTCTTGTTTGGCTACTTCAGCCAGAAAACAGGGCTCCTTGTTCACCTTGAAGACTCACATTTGACTCGCATCCAAAACAACGGAGGTGATGCCGTGTACTGGGAGACAACAATCAACTCGTTTCTTGATGATTACAGGCCAGTGGATGGAATAATGGTTGCTCACTCAGGGCGCTCTGTTGCCACCCTTTTCCGCTTTGGTGATACTGCAATGAGCCACACCAGGACCAGGATGGAAGAAGCATGGGTGATAGAGGAAGTGGCATTCAATGTTCCTGGCCTGTCAGTTGATTGTTTCATCCCTCCTGCTGAACTACGATTCACATCCATGAGCGAAACCTGTGAACTTTCGCAGGTTCGTGGGGTAAGACCTGCCATCCCAGCATCAACTTATCGTGCTAAAGTTGTTGAGTTTGAGAAACGCCATGAAAATGGTGCAAACAATGCTGCGTGGAGGGGCCAGATGAGCTAG